One part of the Bradyrhizobium sp. CB1650 genome encodes these proteins:
- a CDS encoding class I SAM-dependent methyltransferase — protein MAADISRAGIEKAYGRWAPVYDLVFGKVFDAGRQSTIAEADRIGGRILDVGVGTGLSLSDYSRTTRICGVDISEPMLRKAQARVRALRLSNVEVLSVMDAKNLAFPDGFFDAVVAQYVITAVPDPEGTLDEFVRVLKHGGELILVNHIGAESGPRKLFELAFAPIARRLGWRPEFPWERLVNWATKHGGITLAERRPMPPMGHFSLIRYRKS, from the coding sequence ATGGCAGCAGACATCTCGCGCGCCGGGATTGAGAAGGCCTATGGCCGCTGGGCGCCGGTCTACGATCTCGTGTTCGGCAAGGTGTTCGACGCCGGACGGCAGTCGACCATCGCGGAGGCCGACCGGATCGGCGGCCGCATCCTCGACGTCGGCGTCGGCACCGGCCTGTCGCTGTCGGATTACTCGCGCACCACGAGGATCTGCGGCGTCGACATCTCCGAGCCGATGTTGCGAAAGGCGCAGGCGCGCGTGCGTGCGCTCCGGCTCTCTAATGTCGAGGTGCTCTCGGTGATGGACGCGAAGAATCTCGCGTTTCCCGACGGCTTCTTCGACGCGGTGGTCGCGCAATACGTCATCACCGCGGTGCCCGATCCCGAAGGCACGCTCGACGAGTTCGTGCGCGTGCTCAAGCACGGCGGCGAGCTGATCCTCGTCAATCACATCGGCGCCGAAAGCGGCCCGCGAAAGCTGTTCGAACTCGCGTTCGCGCCGATCGCCCGCCGGCTCGGCTGGCGCCCGGAATTCCCGTGGGAGCGCCTGGTCAATTGGGCCACGAAGCATGGCGGCATCACGCTCGCCGAGCGGCGGCCGATGCCGCCGATGGGGCACTTTTCACTGATACGCTACCGCAAATCGTGA
- the mnmA gene encoding tRNA 2-thiouridine(34) synthase MnmA, whose amino-acid sequence MLNSLDLEGRPQDTRVVVAMSGGVDSSTTAALLKAEGYDVVGITLQLYDHGAATHRKGACCAGQDIHDARDVAAKLGIPHYVLDYEDRFRESVIDNFADSYALGETPVPCIECNRSVKFRDLLKTARELGAVALATGHYVASHRLADGSRALTCAADPERDQSYFLFATTREQLDYLRFPLGNMAKTETRELARRFGLAVADKHDSQDICFVPTGRYTDIITRLRPNAMDPGDIVDLDGRVLGQHHGIANFTVGQRRGLGIASGAPLFVVRLDAANRRVVVGPRDALKMHRIVLRDVNWIGNSDIDRAIGGGLEMFVRVRSTRSPQPAWLRGGNGHYEVELVAGEEGVSPGQACVFYDAPSGQARVLGGGFIQSAAANVASSTARPLAEAVRG is encoded by the coding sequence ATGCTCAACAGTCTGGATCTCGAAGGCCGTCCGCAGGACACCAGGGTTGTCGTCGCCATGTCGGGCGGCGTCGATTCCTCGACGACAGCCGCGCTGTTGAAGGCGGAAGGCTACGACGTCGTCGGTATCACGCTGCAGCTCTACGATCATGGCGCGGCGACCCATCGCAAGGGCGCCTGCTGCGCCGGCCAGGACATCCACGACGCCCGCGACGTCGCCGCCAAGCTCGGCATTCCCCACTACGTGCTCGATTACGAAGACCGTTTTCGCGAATCCGTCATCGACAATTTCGCTGACAGCTACGCGCTCGGCGAGACGCCGGTGCCGTGCATCGAGTGCAACCGCTCGGTCAAGTTCCGCGATCTCCTCAAGACCGCGCGCGAACTCGGCGCCGTCGCGCTCGCCACCGGCCATTATGTCGCCTCGCATCGCCTCGCTGACGGCTCCCGCGCGCTGACCTGCGCGGCCGATCCCGAGCGCGACCAGAGCTATTTCCTGTTCGCGACCACGCGCGAGCAGCTCGATTACTTGCGCTTCCCGCTCGGCAACATGGCCAAGACCGAGACGCGCGAGCTCGCGCGCCGCTTCGGGCTGGCGGTTGCCGACAAGCACGACAGCCAGGACATCTGCTTCGTGCCGACCGGCCGCTACACCGACATCATCACCCGCCTGCGCCCGAACGCGATGGATCCCGGCGACATCGTCGATCTCGACGGCCGCGTGCTCGGCCAGCATCATGGCATCGCCAATTTCACCGTCGGCCAGCGCCGCGGCCTCGGCATCGCCTCTGGCGCCCCGCTGTTCGTGGTGCGGCTGGATGCGGCCAACCGCCGCGTCGTGGTCGGCCCGCGCGATGCCTTGAAGATGCACCGCATCGTGCTGCGCGACGTCAACTGGATCGGGAATAGCGATATCGACCGCGCCATCGGCGGCGGCCTCGAGATGTTCGTGCGCGTGCGCTCGACCCGCAGTCCCCAGCCGGCCTGGCTGCGCGGCGGCAACGGTCATTACGAGGTCGAGCTGGTCGCCGGCGAAGAGGGCGTCTCGCCCGGCCAGGCCTGCGTCTTCTATGACGCGCCTTCCGGGCAGGCGCGCGTGCTCGGCGGCGGCTTCATCCAGAGCGCGGCCGCGAACGTCGCGAGCAGCACGGCGAGGCCACTCGCGGAGGCCGTGCGCGGCTAG
- a CDS encoding flagellar hook-length control protein FliK, whose product MPSAPQKPARAQGSQGASANDSFGALVDSNTQAIGNNAPPAASDPAPRRSDAAPSSSDKGPRDTASTDQSSQSKASDNADSSPPASDDTSAKASDKPRDKTETTKASGKSEESKAEKSDDTDTLGAAVDAATATQVDATQAATPDPNAIVVAAPVVPTDPNAAAGQAGNASDSPLTIAAAGLAASASTAAQIAGAKTDTATASDKSAKTAGASVSADTSATLADAATGTTAADAKTNGAQLVAVEQGTPKTSFKAAATAQGQTDVSNIGQDAGKTGATTAQNPATTNLNATAHPQAAKPQADAGATDAKTNASDRSTDATPGTPATHAHASAQAAITATDTSAQTASAVQSPLTTTTSTATASTATLTATAATSTAVPISGVPIEIAAAARAGKTRFDISLDPAELGRIDVRINVDRNGQVTSHLTVEKPETLSMLRQDAPQLQRALDDAGLKTGSNGLSFSLRDQNASSQNSGNNNDNGGNARRLIISDEDAAPAAPVGRSYGRMLGSSSGVDIRV is encoded by the coding sequence ATGCCGAGCGCGCCGCAAAAGCCTGCCCGCGCGCAGGGTTCGCAAGGCGCGTCCGCAAACGACTCCTTCGGCGCGCTGGTCGACAGCAACACGCAAGCGATCGGCAACAATGCGCCGCCGGCCGCGTCCGATCCGGCGCCGCGCCGTAGCGACGCCGCGCCGTCATCGTCCGACAAGGGCCCGCGCGACACCGCCTCGACCGACCAGTCGTCGCAGAGCAAGGCGAGCGACAATGCCGATTCATCGCCGCCGGCGAGCGACGACACCTCCGCCAAGGCGAGCGACAAGCCCAGGGACAAGACAGAAACCACCAAAGCTTCCGGAAAGTCCGAGGAGAGCAAGGCCGAAAAGAGCGACGATACCGACACCCTCGGCGCCGCCGTCGACGCCGCGACCGCTACGCAGGTGGACGCGACGCAGGCCGCCACACCGGATCCGAACGCGATCGTCGTTGCCGCCCCCGTGGTGCCGACCGACCCGAACGCCGCTGCGGGCCAGGCTGGCAACGCTTCCGATTCGCCGCTGACGATCGCCGCCGCCGGTCTCGCCGCCAGCGCCTCGACCGCGGCGCAGATCGCAGGCGCCAAGACCGATACGGCTACGGCGAGCGACAAGAGCGCCAAGACTGCGGGTGCCAGCGTGAGCGCGGACACCTCGGCGACGCTCGCGGATGCTGCGACCGGTACGACGGCGGCCGATGCCAAGACCAACGGCGCCCAGCTCGTGGCAGTCGAGCAGGGCACGCCAAAAACCTCGTTCAAGGCCGCCGCCACCGCGCAAGGACAGACCGACGTCTCGAATATCGGCCAGGACGCGGGCAAGACGGGCGCCACCACCGCGCAAAATCCTGCGACGACGAATCTCAACGCGACCGCGCATCCGCAAGCCGCCAAGCCGCAGGCCGACGCCGGCGCGACCGATGCAAAGACAAACGCATCCGATCGCAGCACCGATGCGACGCCTGGCACGCCTGCGACCCACGCCCACGCCAGCGCACAGGCCGCGATTACCGCGACCGACACCAGCGCGCAGACCGCCTCCGCCGTGCAGTCGCCGCTGACCACGACGACCTCGACCGCGACCGCCTCCACCGCAACGCTCACCGCGACTGCGGCTACCAGTACGGCGGTGCCGATCAGCGGCGTACCGATCGAGATCGCCGCCGCCGCACGCGCGGGAAAAACTCGGTTCGATATCAGTCTCGATCCGGCCGAGCTCGGCCGCATCGACGTGCGCATCAACGTCGACCGCAACGGCCAGGTCACCTCGCATCTCACCGTCGAAAAGCCGGAGACGCTGTCCATGCTTCGGCAGGATGCGCCGCAATTGCAGCGCGCACTCGACGATGCGGGCCTCAAGACCGGCAGCAACGGCCTGTCGTTCAGCCTGCGCGACCAGAACGCATCCAGCCAGAACTCCGGCAACAACAACGACAATGGCGGCAATGCCCGCCGGCTGATCATCAGCGACGAGGACGCTGCTCCCGCCGCGCCCGTGGGACGTAGCTACGGCCGCATGCTCGGTTCGAGCAGCGGCGTCGACATCAGAGTGTGA
- a CDS encoding flagellar hook capping FlgD N-terminal domain-containing protein, which translates to MATANATAPSVVSGTTPLPSSSSSSNSLSSTTGSTLAGNFQTFLTLLTTQLQNQNPLDPLDTNQFTQQLVQFAGVEQQLKTNDSLATLVSLQQTTQATQALGFVGKTAVVDGTTATMKNSSATWHLNVPSSATVDISIANSSGQTVFTGKYTAGAGSDIPFTWNGQGNDGTQWPDGKYTITATGKDIANNNVGIAAQVQGTVSSVDLTQSPPLLTIDGNSYTVSQVKSIVGSSN; encoded by the coding sequence ATGGCCACCGCCAATGCCACCGCACCTTCCGTCGTTTCGGGCACGACCCCGCTTCCGTCGTCGTCCTCCTCGTCAAATTCCCTGAGCTCGACGACGGGGTCGACGCTGGCGGGCAACTTCCAGACCTTCCTGACACTGCTGACCACGCAGCTCCAGAACCAGAACCCGCTCGATCCGCTCGACACCAACCAGTTCACCCAGCAGCTCGTGCAGTTCGCCGGCGTCGAGCAACAGCTCAAGACCAACGACTCGCTCGCCACCCTCGTCAGCCTGCAGCAGACCACGCAGGCAACCCAGGCGCTCGGCTTCGTCGGCAAGACCGCAGTGGTCGACGGCACGACCGCGACGATGAAGAACTCATCCGCGACGTGGCACCTCAACGTGCCCTCGAGCGCGACCGTCGACATCTCGATCGCCAATTCCAGCGGCCAGACCGTCTTCACCGGCAAATACACCGCCGGCGCCGGCAGCGACATTCCGTTCACCTGGAACGGCCAGGGCAATGACGGCACGCAGTGGCCCGACGGCAAGTACACGATCACGGCGACCGGCAAGGACATCGCGAACAACAATGTCGGCATCGCCGCGCAGGTCCAGGGCACGGTTTCATCCGTCGACCTGACCCAGTCGCCGCCGCTGCTGACCATCGACGGCAACAGCTACACGGTCAGCCAGGTCAAGAGCATCGTCGGCAGCAGCAACTAA
- a CDS encoding DUF1153 domain-containing protein, translating into MTEPHRPRVKYVIGPDGSPLTIADLPAPGTKRWVIRRKAEVVAAVRGGLLSLEEACSRYTLTVDEFLSWQFSIDQHGLAGLRTTRIQQYRQ; encoded by the coding sequence ATGACAGAACCCCATCGCCCGAGGGTAAAATACGTCATCGGGCCGGACGGCAGTCCGCTGACGATCGCGGATCTGCCCGCACCCGGCACCAAACGCTGGGTCATCCGCCGCAAGGCCGAAGTCGTCGCCGCCGTGCGTGGCGGACTTCTGTCCCTTGAGGAGGCCTGCAGCCGTTACACTCTGACGGTCGACGAATTCCTCTCCTGGCAGTTTTCCATCGACCAGCATGGTCTGGCGGGCCTTCGCACCACCCGCATTCAGCAATATCGCCAGTAA
- the fliF gene encoding flagellar basal-body MS-ring/collar protein FliF translates to MQGLVDFLKGLGAARFAAMIAVTAALIGFFAFVIMRVTQPQMTTLFTDLSVEDSSSIVKDLERQGIQFELRNDGGIIMVPKDKVTRLRMKLAEGGLPKGGGVGYEVFDKSDALGTTSFVQNINHLRALEGELARTIRAIDRIQAARVHLVLPERPLFSREAPEPSASIVLRVRGTLEAQQIRAIRHLVASAVNGLKPQRVSIVDESGQLLADGAATDADQTVGDERRAAFEKRMRKQVEDIVSSVVGSGRARVQLSADFDFNKITQTSDKFDPEGRVLRSSQTREESSLTADNNGQVTVNNELPGNQQNSGGTAKDQSKKTEETNNYEISRTTKTEVTEAGRVNRISVAVLVDGIYSKNEKGELAYQDRTKEQLDRIATLVRSAIGFDQKRGDQVEVVNLRFADAPSTAPIGEPGGFLGMLQFTKDDVMYFVELGVMMLLGLVVMFMVIRPLVRRILASDEVAAAISGVLSGPAEDAAPAAGGQALLPGGSATASAIDVATIQGQVHAQSVHRVGELAERNPNETVAIIRQWLTEPAK, encoded by the coding sequence TTGCAAGGTCTGGTTGACTTCCTGAAGGGTCTGGGTGCGGCGCGATTCGCGGCGATGATCGCGGTCACCGCCGCGCTCATCGGCTTTTTCGCCTTCGTCATCATGCGCGTCACCCAGCCGCAGATGACGACGCTGTTCACCGACCTCAGCGTCGAGGACTCCTCCAGCATCGTCAAGGACCTGGAACGCCAGGGCATCCAGTTCGAGCTGCGCAATGACGGCGGCATCATCATGGTGCCCAAGGACAAGGTCACGCGGCTGCGGATGAAGCTCGCCGAGGGCGGCCTGCCCAAGGGCGGCGGCGTCGGTTACGAGGTGTTCGACAAGTCCGACGCGCTCGGCACCACCAGCTTCGTCCAGAACATCAATCATCTGCGCGCCCTGGAAGGCGAGCTCGCCCGCACCATCCGCGCCATCGACCGCATCCAGGCCGCCCGCGTCCATCTCGTGCTGCCCGAGCGTCCGCTGTTCTCGCGCGAAGCGCCGGAGCCGTCCGCCTCGATCGTGCTGCGCGTGCGCGGCACGCTCGAAGCGCAGCAGATCCGCGCCATCCGCCACCTCGTGGCCTCCGCCGTGAACGGACTGAAGCCGCAGCGGGTCTCGATCGTCGACGAATCCGGCCAGCTCCTGGCCGACGGCGCCGCGACCGATGCGGACCAGACCGTCGGCGACGAGCGCCGCGCCGCCTTCGAGAAGCGGATGCGCAAGCAGGTCGAGGACATCGTGTCCTCCGTGGTCGGCTCGGGGCGCGCCCGCGTGCAGCTCTCCGCCGATTTCGACTTCAACAAGATCACGCAGACCTCGGACAAGTTCGATCCCGAGGGCCGCGTGCTGCGCTCGAGCCAGACCCGAGAGGAATCGAGCCTCACCGCCGACAATAACGGCCAGGTCACCGTCAACAACGAGCTGCCGGGCAATCAGCAGAACAGCGGCGGTACGGCGAAGGACCAGAGCAAGAAGACCGAAGAGACCAACAATTACGAAATCTCCCGCACCACCAAGACCGAGGTGACGGAAGCCGGCCGGGTCAACCGCATCTCGGTCGCGGTGCTGGTCGACGGCATCTACTCCAAGAACGAGAAGGGCGAGCTGGCCTACCAGGACCGCACCAAGGAGCAGCTCGACCGCATCGCCACTCTGGTCCGCTCGGCGATCGGCTTCGATCAGAAGCGCGGCGACCAGGTCGAGGTCGTCAACCTGCGCTTTGCCGATGCGCCCTCCACCGCCCCGATCGGCGAACCGGGCGGTTTCCTCGGCATGCTGCAGTTCACCAAGGACGACGTGATGTATTTCGTCGAACTCGGCGTGATGATGCTGCTCGGCCTCGTCGTGATGTTCATGGTGATCCGTCCGCTGGTCAGACGCATCCTGGCTTCCGACGAAGTCGCCGCCGCCATCAGCGGCGTACTCTCCGGCCCCGCCGAAGACGCCGCGCCGGCCGCCGGGGGCCAGGCGCTGCTGCCGGGCGGCAGCGCCACCGCGAGCGCGATCGACGTCGCCACGATCCAGGGCCAGGTCCACGCCCAGTCCGTTCATCGCGTCGGCGAGCTCGCCGAGCGCAATCCCAACGAAACCGTCGCCATCATCCGCCAGTGGCTGACCGAACCCGCGAAATGA
- the fliG gene encoding flagellar motor switch protein FliG: MAASLQNANSQDITSVISTLGARAGSRGGPKTEQLSGPRRAAILMLALGEQYGGKIWSMLDDDEVRQLSLEMSTLGTVEVDTVEDMLLEFVSRMSASGALMGNFDATERLLQQYLPPERVNGIMDEIRGPAGRNMWEKLSNVQEEVLANYLKNEYPQTIAVVLSKLKPEHAARVLGILPEELALDVVNRMLKMEAVQKEVIESVEKTLRTEFMSNLSQTRRRDAHEVMAEIFNNFDRQTETRFITSLEEENRESAERIKALMFTFDDLVKLDSGSAQTLMRNVDKDKLGVALKSANEDVRNFFFGNMSSRAAKMLQDDMAAMGPVRLRDVDEAQALLVNLAKDLAAKGEIMLTKNRADDELVY, from the coding sequence ATGGCCGCCTCCTTACAAAACGCCAACTCGCAAGACATCACCAGCGTGATCTCGACGCTGGGTGCCCGCGCCGGCAGCCGTGGCGGCCCCAAGACCGAGCAACTGTCCGGACCGCGGCGCGCCGCGATCCTGATGCTGGCGCTGGGCGAGCAGTATGGCGGCAAGATCTGGTCGATGCTCGACGACGACGAGGTCCGCCAACTCTCGCTGGAGATGTCGACGCTCGGCACCGTCGAAGTCGACACGGTCGAGGACATGCTGCTCGAATTCGTCTCGCGCATGTCGGCCTCGGGCGCGTTGATGGGCAATTTCGACGCCACCGAACGGCTGCTGCAGCAGTACCTGCCGCCGGAGCGCGTCAACGGCATCATGGACGAGATCCGCGGCCCCGCCGGCCGCAACATGTGGGAGAAGCTCTCCAACGTGCAGGAAGAGGTTCTCGCCAACTACCTCAAGAACGAATACCCGCAGACCATCGCGGTGGTGCTGTCGAAGCTGAAGCCGGAGCACGCCGCGCGCGTGCTCGGCATCCTGCCCGAGGAGCTCGCACTCGACGTCGTCAACCGCATGCTGAAGATGGAGGCGGTGCAGAAGGAGGTGATCGAGAGCGTCGAGAAGACGCTGCGCACCGAATTCATGTCCAACCTGTCGCAGACCCGTCGCCGCGACGCCCACGAGGTGATGGCCGAAATCTTCAACAATTTCGACCGCCAGACCGAAACCCGCTTCATCACCTCGCTGGAAGAGGAGAACCGGGAATCGGCCGAGCGCATCAAGGCGCTGATGTTCACCTTCGATGACCTCGTGAAGCTCGATTCCGGCTCGGCCCAGACCCTGATGCGCAACGTCGACAAGGACAAGCTCGGCGTCGCGCTCAAGAGCGCCAACGAGGACGTCCGCAACTTCTTCTTCGGCAACATGTCCTCCCGCGCAGCCAAGATGCTCCAGGACGACATGGCGGCGATGGGTCCGGTCCGCCTGCGCGACGTCGACGAGGCGCAGGCGCTGCTGGTCAACCTCGCCAAGGACCTCGCCGCCAAGGGCGAGATCATGCTGACCAAGAACCGCGCCGACGACGAGCTGGTGTACTGA
- a CDS encoding FliH/SctL family protein, producing the protein MAAPAKFLFDTDFAAPDRTREKAASAAEIAQKVAEAEARAYQDGFAAGQREAKAESDRRVALAMEEINIATRGIASGIGSIEARMETEAVDVAVAVARKLCAELVAAEPLGEIMALVRDCFSHLVATPHLVVRINDALYDSAREKIERLAKQSGFEGRLVILAEPEIATGDCRIEWADGGVVLERGAIAAKVDELVGRYIASRRGN; encoded by the coding sequence ATGGCGGCACCCGCGAAATTCCTGTTCGACACCGACTTCGCCGCGCCGGACCGGACGCGGGAGAAGGCCGCGTCGGCCGCCGAGATCGCGCAGAAGGTCGCTGAAGCCGAGGCGCGCGCCTACCAGGACGGCTTTGCCGCCGGCCAGCGCGAGGCCAAGGCGGAGAGCGACCGCCGCGTCGCGCTCGCCATGGAAGAGATCAACATCGCGACCAGGGGCATCGCCTCCGGCATCGGCAGCATCGAGGCCAGGATGGAGACCGAGGCGGTCGACGTCGCGGTGGCCGTCGCGCGCAAGCTGTGCGCCGAGCTGGTCGCGGCCGAGCCGCTCGGCGAGATCATGGCGCTGGTGCGCGACTGCTTCTCGCACCTGGTCGCGACGCCGCATCTCGTCGTCCGCATCAACGACGCGCTCTACGACAGCGCGAGGGAGAAGATCGAACGGCTCGCCAAGCAGAGCGGCTTCGAAGGGCGGCTCGTGATCCTGGCCGAGCCCGAGATTGCGACCGGCGACTGCCGGATCGAATGGGCCGATGGCGGCGTCGTGCTGGAGCGCGGCGCCATCGCGGCCAAGGTCGACGAACTGGTCGGACGCTATATCGCGTCCCGCAGGGGGAACTAA
- the fliN gene encoding flagellar motor switch protein FliN, with protein sequence MSDTDGQVPLPDLNGPMAPAGTDVGYSEDEYAARVAADLEAVFDVPVQVSAVLGRSKMDVGELLKLGPGTVLELDRRVGEAIDIYVNNKLVARGEVVLVEDKLGVTMTEIIKTERG encoded by the coding sequence ATGAGCGACACCGACGGACAGGTTCCGCTGCCCGATCTCAACGGACCGATGGCGCCGGCCGGCACCGATGTCGGCTACAGCGAGGACGAATATGCGGCCCGCGTCGCCGCCGATCTCGAGGCCGTGTTCGACGTGCCGGTGCAGGTCTCGGCCGTGCTCGGCCGCTCCAAGATGGATGTCGGCGAGCTGTTGAAGCTCGGGCCCGGCACCGTGCTCGAGCTCGACCGCCGCGTCGGCGAGGCCATCGATATCTACGTCAACAACAAGCTCGTCGCCCGCGGCGAGGTGGTGCTGGTCGAGGACAAGCTCGGCGTGACCATGACCGAGATCATCAAGACCGAACGCGGCTAG
- a CDS encoding sigma-54 dependent transcriptional regulator: MRLLIVGTLKGQLTTATKIAMENGATVTHAEDHEQAMRVLRGGKGADLLLVDVALDIRDLVMRLEAEHIHAPIVACGITNDARAAVAAIHAGAKEYIPLPPEPELIAAVLAAVANDSRELVYRDDAMAKVIKLAQQIAGSDASVMITGESGTGKEVLARYVHTRSARVKRPFISINCAAIPEHLLESELFGHEKGAFTGAVARRIGKFEEATGGTLLLDEISEMDVRLQSKLLRAIQERVIDRVGGTRPVPVDIRIIATSNRNLAEAVREGTFREDLLFRLNVVNLKIPPLRDRPADILELAQHFVKKYADANGVPLRPISAEARRVLSSNRWQGNVRELENTMHRAVLMAQGDEIGPDAIITPDGDRLDVARTAPAVAHATMAAEQVTRALVGRTVADVERDLILETLKHCLGNRTHAANILGISIRTLRNKLNEYADGGIPIPPAGTPGEYPRMPMMGA, translated from the coding sequence ATGCGGCTTCTCATCGTTGGCACACTGAAGGGCCAGCTCACCACCGCCACCAAGATCGCGATGGAGAACGGCGCCACCGTGACCCACGCCGAGGATCACGAGCAGGCCATGCGCGTCCTGCGCGGCGGCAAGGGCGCCGACCTCTTGCTGGTCGATGTCGCCCTCGACATTCGCGACCTCGTGATGCGGCTCGAGGCCGAGCACATCCACGCGCCGATCGTCGCCTGCGGCATCACCAACGATGCCCGCGCCGCGGTCGCCGCGATCCATGCCGGCGCCAAGGAATACATCCCGCTGCCGCCGGAGCCCGAGCTTATCGCCGCGGTGCTCGCAGCGGTCGCCAACGATTCCCGCGAGCTGGTCTACCGCGACGACGCCATGGCGAAGGTGATCAAGCTCGCGCAGCAGATCGCCGGCTCCGACGCCTCGGTGATGATCACCGGCGAATCCGGTACCGGCAAGGAGGTGCTGGCCCGCTACGTCCACACGCGCTCGGCGCGCGTCAAGCGTCCGTTCATCTCGATCAACTGCGCGGCGATCCCCGAGCATCTCCTGGAGTCCGAGCTGTTCGGCCACGAGAAGGGCGCCTTCACCGGCGCGGTCGCCCGCCGCATCGGCAAATTCGAGGAGGCAACCGGTGGCACGCTGCTGCTCGACGAAATCTCCGAGATGGACGTCCGCCTGCAATCGAAGCTGCTCCGCGCCATCCAGGAGCGCGTGATCGACCGCGTCGGCGGCACCCGGCCGGTTCCGGTCGACATCCGCATCATCGCGACCTCGAACCGCAATCTGGCGGAGGCGGTGCGCGAAGGCACCTTCCGCGAGGACCTCCTGTTCCGCCTCAACGTTGTGAACCTGAAGATCCCGCCGCTGCGGGATCGTCCCGCCGACATCCTCGAGCTGGCCCAGCATTTCGTGAAGAAATATGCGGATGCCAATGGGGTGCCGCTGCGCCCGATTTCGGCGGAAGCGCGCCGCGTGCTCTCCAGCAACCGCTGGCAGGGCAACGTCCGCGAGCTCGAGAACACCATGCACCGCGCGGTGCTGATGGCGCAGGGCGACGAAATCGGACCCGATGCGATCATCACGCCCGACGGCGACCGTCTCGACGTCGCCAGGACCGCACCCGCCGTGGCGCATGCGACGATGGCGGCCGAGCAGGTGACGCGGGCGCTGGTGGGACGCACCGTCGCCGACGTCGAGCGCGACCTGATCCTGGAGACGCTGAAGCACTGCCTCGGCAACCGGACCCATGCCGCCAACATCCTCGGCATCTCCATCCGCACGCTGCGCAACAAGCTCAACGAATACGCCGACGGCGGCATCCCGATCCCGCCCGCCGGCACTCCCGGCGAATATCCGCGCATGCCCATGATGGGGGCGTAG
- a CDS encoding M20 family metallopeptidase, which produces MSEAQITEWLASQRQAMIDLLRDVVNIDSGSYDKEGVDAVGARFERHFSEHDISTWRESHGTFGDAIHALIAKPGSNEKPVLLMGHRDTVFSKGEATRRPFTIRDKRAYGPGVADMKAGLVMNVFVAAAFAKFGGSPHPIKVLITSDEEIASPSSRPVIEREGRAARAVYNSEPGRPTGNIVTSRKGGIFMHFGITGKAAHSGANFAAGVSAIGELAHKIVQIHALTDLTKGITLNVGLVAGGQSVNTTAPYAEGQIDLRYIDPADRAKVMAEIERIMATPYVPGTSAVLTVKGEFLPAVQSEDSKALFEGYQAAAKQVGLTTLQGEFSGGCADSGFTAAVGTPTICGLGPVGGLAHTPEEYLDLDSIVPRAQALALAILRS; this is translated from the coding sequence ATGTCTGAGGCTCAAATCACGGAATGGCTGGCGTCGCAGCGGCAAGCGATGATCGATCTGTTGCGCGACGTCGTGAACATCGATTCCGGATCCTACGACAAGGAAGGCGTCGATGCGGTCGGTGCGCGATTCGAGCGGCACTTTTCCGAGCACGACATTTCCACCTGGCGGGAGAGCCATGGCACCTTCGGCGATGCGATCCACGCACTGATCGCCAAGCCCGGCAGCAACGAGAAGCCGGTGCTGTTGATGGGCCATCGCGACACGGTCTTCTCCAAGGGCGAGGCCACGCGGCGCCCGTTCACAATTCGGGACAAGCGCGCCTATGGGCCCGGCGTCGCCGACATGAAGGCCGGTCTCGTCATGAACGTGTTCGTGGCGGCGGCCTTCGCTAAATTCGGCGGCAGCCCGCACCCGATCAAGGTGCTGATCACCTCGGACGAGGAGATCGCCTCGCCGTCGTCGCGGCCGGTGATCGAGCGCGAGGGCCGCGCCGCGCGCGCGGTCTACAACTCCGAGCCGGGCCGGCCGACCGGCAATATCGTCACCAGCCGCAAGGGCGGCATCTTCATGCATTTCGGCATCACCGGCAAAGCCGCGCATTCCGGCGCCAATTTCGCCGCCGGCGTCAGCGCGATCGGCGAGCTCGCGCACAAGATTGTCCAGATCCACGCGCTGACCGACCTCACCAAGGGCATCACGCTGAATGTCGGCCTGGTCGCGGGCGGCCAGTCCGTCAACACGACGGCGCCTTATGCTGAAGGCCAGATCGACCTGCGCTACATCGATCCGGCCGATCGCGCCAAGGTGATGGCCGAGATCGAACGGATCATGGCCACGCCTTACGTGCCCGGCACCAGCGCCGTGCTGACGGTCAAGGGCGAATTCCTGCCGGCGGTGCAGAGCGAGGACTCCAAGGCGCTGTTCGAGGGCTACCAGGCGGCGGCCAAGCAGGTCGGCCTCACCACGCTGCAGGGCGAGTTCTCCGGCGGCTGCGCCGATTCCGGTTTTACAGCGGCGGTCGGCACGCCGACCATCTGCGGCCTCGGGCCGGTGGGCGGGCTTGCGCATACGCCGGAGGAATATCTCGATCTCGACAGCATCGTCCCGCGCGCACAGGCGCTGGCGCTGGCGATCTTGCGGAGCTAG